The DNA region ATAAAACTTTATAAGAATTTAATGTATCATAAAATTCATTAGTTCTAGCCATATTTTCATCACTAATACCACTTATACTATTAGAATACTCTAAGCATTTATTAACGCTATCTTTTAAAGAATTTATATTTAAACTAATTATATTTGTAGCATCTTGTGTATTATTTGCAAGCTTACTAACCTCATCAGCGACCACAGCAAATCCCTTACCATAATCACCTGCACGAGCTGCTTCAATAGCTGCATTTAAAGATAAAAGTTGTGTTTGATCCGTTATATCCTTTACAATCTCTACTATCTTTGAAATTTCATTTGCTTTTTCATTCAAAGAATTTATTAATTCTTTAAATAATTGTATGTAATGTTGCAAATCCTTAGAGCTATTTGCTAAACTCTCAACTTTTACCTTTGTAACATTTGCATCATTTGCTATTTCTTCTGAAGTTTTTAAAATATGATTTAAACTACCTTTATTATTCAATAAAGCATCACTTAAAATTTCTATTATCTTAGAATCATTGCTATTTTGTTGTATTGATATACCCAATTCATTAATTTTTTGTGCATATAAACTTTTTGCGATACTAATAATTGCATTTGATATATCTTTTGCTGTATCTTTAAACCTTCCATTTAATCCTACAGTATCAATATTTCTATAACATTTACTAGCAAATGCAAATTCAATAGAGCTTGCTACTTCTCTTTGCCATACTTCTATTTGGTCTAATAAATTATTAATACTATGAGCTAATAAAGAATATTTACTATTATCTTTAATACCACTTACTCTAGGCTCTAAATATCCTTTTGATGCATTATCTAATACATTTATAATTTCTTTTAATAATTTATCATTATAGCTATCAAAAAACATTTATTTTCCTTGTAAATTTAAAACAAATTCATCATAACTTAAACCATTAAGAATATCTCTTAAATAATTCCATGATGCTTGAATACCTTGTAATTTCTCTATTTTTAACATATTTGCATATAAATTTATAATATTATCTTTTGCATTTTTATTAATTGCACGACGAACGGAATAATAACCTATAGGCTCTTTTTCAAGATTATATGATGTGCTAATATTAGCAAACACCCAATAATAACCTCCATCAAATGTTTTATTTTTTACAAATGCAAATACTTCTTTGTTATCTTTTAATTCATTCCATAAATATCTAAAAATTGCTTTTGGCATATCAGGATGTCTTATAATATTGTGTGCTTTATTTAATAAGTCATTTTCTTTAGCATTTACTATATCTAAAAATGCTTTATTAGCATAAGTTATATAGCCTTTCAAATCTGTTTTTGTAATAATAAATGTATCATTATCTAACTCTTTTTCCATACTTATTCCTTAATAATTACCTCATTATCTAATAAAACATTAAATTTTTTAAATACCTCATCACGAGCTAAATTTATTAAATAAATCGCGTCATTAAAAGTAGCCTTATTAAAATTTATTAAAAAATTAGCGTGAATATCACTAATTTTCGCTCCACCCTTAACCCTGCCTTTAAGCCCTACTTTCTCAATCAACGCACCAGCACTAAAGCCTTGTGGATTTTTAAAAATACTACCAAAACTAGCACCTTTTGGCTGATTTTCTCGCATTTTCTTAAACATATTTAATCTTTGAATACTAAAAATATCGTTTGTTTTCAATCTTATTGCGTAAATAGTACCGGTAATATCACTATTTCTATAAGTAAAATTTGGTTTAATCCATTTACCATCAACATTAACACTCTCAATAAAATTAGCAATTTCAAATTCTTTCATACCAGCATTCATTTTAGTAATACCACCTAAAAAACCAGGTAAATGGCATAAAAATTCAAATCCACCTATATTATTCTTTTTAGAATATTCAAAAAATTTATAAGATGAAGTCTTAGCACCTACTTCTAAAATTTCACCGCAATTATTTATATAATCAAATTTATCACCTAAAATAGCCAAATTTTTAGGATTATTTATTAATAAATTACTAGCATTTCCAACTATAAAATAATCATTTTGAACAACTTCATTAATTATTTTAACATCACAAATGCCACCAATTTTTACACTTGAATATTTTGAAAAATCAATTATCATAATTACCTTGTATGCTTAACAATTCAAAATAGGCTTTTTGTAACTCTGCATTTTCTCTATTTAATTCTACAATTTCTTTTTTTACATTTTCTATTTTATTTTCTAAAATAGCATTAGTAGTTAAAGAATAATCACTCAAAAAAACCGCCGATACAAAAAATCCTATTATAGCTGCATATAAAATTAATTCTAAAAAATCAAATAAACTAGCACCTAAAATACTAAATTTATCATCATCTTTTTTAAATAAATCCATTAAAATCCTGCTTCAATTTCAAGCAATCTATTATATTTAGCTGTTCTTTCTCCCCTTGCAGGAGCACCTGTTTTAATATACTTGCAAACTAATGAAAAATCAGCTATGAAATTATCTTCGCTCTCCCCACTTCTATGGCTCATTATAGTATTATAACCATTTGCGTGAGCTAGTTTAATAGCGTCTATTGTTTGAGAAATTGAGCCGATTTGATTAGGCTTGATTAAAATCGCATTTGCCATGCCTTCATCAATGCCTTTTTGTAATAATTTAACATTAGTTACGAATAAATCATCTCCTACTAATTGTGTTCTTGAGCCGATTTTTTTAGTTAAATTAACCCAGCCTTCATAATCTTGCTCTGCAAGTGCATCTTCTATGCTTAAAATAGGATATTTTAATAATTTTTCATATTCATTAATCATCTCATCGCTGCTTAGCTTTTTGCCCTCATAATCATATTTTCCATCACTATAAAGCTCACTTGCTGCAACATCTAATGCTAGATTGATTTTGCCACTAAAACCTGCTTTATTAATAGCTTCTAACAATAATTCAATAGCTTCTTCATTGCTTCTTAAATTAGGTGCAAATCCACCTTCATCTCCTAATGCTGTGCTTAAACCTTTTTTCTTTAAAATATCTTTTAAAGTATGATAAGTAATTGCACTTGAGAATAATTTTTCTTTAAAAGTATCAAAACCCGTTGGAAGCAACATAAACTCTTGAATATCTATATTATTATCAGCATGAGCTCCACCATTTAATACATTTAGCATAGGTGTAGGAAGTGCGTTAAACTCTCCACATAAATATCTATATAATGGTAAATTACTAGCATTTGCTCCTGCTTTTGCAACTGCCATTGAAATTCCTAAAACTGCATTAGCACCTAAGCTAGAATAATTACTCGTGCCATCAACTGCTAATAAATGCTCATCAATTTCTCTTTGATTAAATACGCATTTGCCTATAAGTCCAGCTGCAACATGCTTAGCATTATTTACTGCTTTACTTACGCTTTTACCGAAGAAATAGCTCCCACCATCTCTTAATTCTAAAGCTTCATTAATCCCTGTGCTAGCACCACTTGGAACTATTGCTTCGCCACTAATACCATTTTCTAAAACTACCTTAACCTTAACGCTAGGATTACCCCTACTATCTAGCACTTCAAGTGCATCAATCTTCGCTATTTTCAAAACTTTCATCTCCTTCTAGTGTAATATTTTCGCCTATACTAGCTTTAATTTTTTCTGCAATTTCATTTGCTATTTCTTTATTTTCTTTTAAGAAAATTTTAGCATTTTCTCTACCTTGACCTAATTTATTACCACCATAGCTAAGCCAAGCACCACTTTTATCTACAATATCAAGCTTAATACCATAATCAATCAATTCGCCCTCGTAGCTAATGCCTTCGCCAAACATTATATCAAATTCAGCCGATTTAAATGGAGGTGCAACTTTGTTTTTAACTATTTTTGCTTTTGTTCTATTTCCAATAGGCTCTTCACC from Campylobacter sp. MG1 includes:
- a CDS encoding methyl-accepting chemotaxis protein, giving the protein MFFDSYNDKLLKEIINVLDNASKGYLEPRVSGIKDNSKYSLLAHSINNLLDQIEVWQREVASSIEFAFASKCYRNIDTVGLNGRFKDTAKDISNAIISIAKSLYAQKINELGISIQQNSNDSKIIEILSDALLNNKGSLNHILKTSEEIANDANVTKVKVESLANSSKDLQHYIQLFKELINSLNEKANEISKIVEIVKDITDQTQLLSLNAAIEAARAGDYGKGFAVVADEVSKLANNTQDATNIISLNINSLKDSVNKCLEYSNSISGISDENMARTNEFYDTLNSYKVLSNDNYIRAKDCNISQNNLFIQIYLLLYKNNAIECLLNKNLKQNKNLEESILHSIKITLRHKFQEVLSLYDRLYASDDIQEQIALAKEFEESIFHLCKEC
- a CDS encoding PAS domain-containing protein, which encodes MEKELDNDTFIITKTDLKGYITYANKAFLDIVNAKENDLLNKAHNIIRHPDMPKAIFRYLWNELKDNKEVFAFVKNKTFDGGYYWVFANISTSYNLEKEPIGYYSVRRAINKNAKDNIINLYANMLKIEKLQGIQASWNYLRDILNGLSYDEFVLNLQGK
- a CDS encoding UDP-N-acetylmuramate dehydrogenase, translated to MIIDFSKYSSVKIGGICDVKIINEVVQNDYFIVGNASNLLINNPKNLAILGDKFDYINNCGEILEVGAKTSSYKFFEYSKKNNIGGFEFLCHLPGFLGGITKMNAGMKEFEIANFIESVNVDGKWIKPNFTYRNSDITGTIYAIRLKTNDIFSIQRLNMFKKMRENQPKGASFGSIFKNPQGFSAGALIEKVGLKGRVKGGAKISDIHANFLINFNKATFNDAIYLINLARDEVFKKFNVLLDNEVIIKE
- the eno gene encoding phosphopyruvate hydratase, with the translated sequence MKVLKIAKIDALEVLDSRGNPSVKVKVVLENGISGEAIVPSGASTGINEALELRDGGSYFFGKSVSKAVNNAKHVAAGLIGKCVFNQREIDEHLLAVDGTSNYSSLGANAVLGISMAVAKAGANASNLPLYRYLCGEFNALPTPMLNVLNGGAHADNNIDIQEFMLLPTGFDTFKEKLFSSAITYHTLKDILKKKGLSTALGDEGGFAPNLRSNEEAIELLLEAINKAGFSGKINLALDVAASELYSDGKYDYEGKKLSSDEMINEYEKLLKYPILSIEDALAEQDYEGWVNLTKKIGSRTQLVGDDLFVTNVKLLQKGIDEGMANAILIKPNQIGSISQTIDAIKLAHANGYNTIMSHRSGESEDNFIADFSLVCKYIKTGAPARGERTAKYNRLLEIEAGF